A genomic stretch from Prochlorococcus marinus str. MIT 9312 includes:
- a CDS encoding 4'-phosphopantetheinyl transferase family protein — MKLLNEYKYKIPKIWFYEIKGVQDVVTIEEIKTAKKLSGLRSKVYLETRAYLRKSLSTLFDLDPLEIPINAHPGKPPKLALGMGNISLSHCKDAVTIVWHKNKIGIDIERKDRDFNHVKFAEKYFFHTNKSIQNKNMTKNMILNQWCAVEAAIKWDHGRLSKDINHWQYFEKPKELIHNKKNLHLHYSQINFHNWTIALAYEEKTSFNTEIICCSKNF, encoded by the coding sequence TTGAAATTATTAAATGAGTATAAATATAAAATACCAAAAATTTGGTTTTATGAGATTAAAGGAGTACAAGATGTCGTAACGATAGAGGAAATTAAAACTGCGAAAAAACTATCAGGTTTAAGATCAAAGGTTTATTTAGAAACAAGGGCTTATTTAAGAAAATCACTATCAACCCTTTTTGATTTAGATCCCCTAGAAATTCCTATAAATGCCCATCCTGGAAAACCTCCAAAATTAGCTCTTGGCATGGGAAATATAAGTTTAAGTCATTGCAAAGATGCCGTAACTATAGTCTGGCACAAAAACAAAATTGGGATAGATATTGAGAGAAAAGATAGAGATTTTAACCATGTAAAATTTGCAGAAAAATATTTTTTTCATACCAATAAATCAATTCAAAATAAGAATATGACCAAGAATATGATTTTAAATCAATGGTGTGCTGTTGAAGCAGCAATAAAATGGGATCATGGAAGATTATCTAAAGACATAAATCATTGGCAATATTTTGAAAAACCAAAAGAGTTAATACATAATAAGAAAAACTTACATTTACATTATTCTCAAATTAATTTTCATAATTGGACTATAGCTTTAGCCTACGAAGAAAAAACTTCTTTTAATACTGAGATTATTTGTTGTTCGAAAAATTTTTAG
- a CDS encoding NAD(P)/FAD-dependent oxidoreductase, with the protein MKAIQKPIVIVGAGFAGMTAALNIKNLNPSLPVIVVDSASNFIFKPLMYEVLSKEIRLWEATPKFANIFSDAGITFLKNCLTKISFKENILEFSDELKLSFQYLVICTGSIPNTFLIKGVEENCYFFNDFHDLNKVKSFLKESQKTLLHKKLFIVGGGPSGIELACKIKDIYKDQFEINVIERSNEILSRNKIFNREQAETALEKRKINVLLNTTVKEVSETRIIISSEDGITSLDKDIVIWTAGVKPNLSYLQTDEITKKFGRILVNNNLQIENHNNCFAIGDISIIAGMEDLPITAQVAMQEGNHLAKNLELLIQGKDPLPFEFQDNGEMISLGIGEASIAGLGVTLSGKLAFEARRLIYASKLPDINESLKSAYSWIFHKKSIFQNFLKKDNFN; encoded by the coding sequence ATGAAAGCAATACAAAAACCAATAGTAATAGTTGGAGCAGGTTTCGCAGGTATGACAGCTGCTTTGAATATAAAGAATCTTAATCCTTCCTTACCTGTTATTGTAGTCGATTCTGCATCCAACTTTATATTTAAACCTTTAATGTATGAAGTTTTAAGTAAAGAAATAAGACTTTGGGAAGCCACGCCAAAATTTGCTAATATTTTTTCTGATGCAGGTATAACTTTTTTAAAAAATTGTTTAACAAAGATTTCCTTCAAAGAAAATATACTTGAATTTAGTGACGAATTAAAATTAAGTTTTCAATATCTTGTAATTTGTACAGGTTCTATACCAAATACTTTTTTGATAAAAGGTGTAGAGGAAAATTGTTATTTTTTTAATGATTTTCATGATCTAAATAAAGTAAAATCCTTTTTAAAAGAATCACAAAAAACTTTGCTTCATAAAAAGTTATTCATAGTTGGAGGTGGTCCCTCTGGCATTGAGTTAGCATGCAAAATTAAAGATATATACAAAGATCAATTTGAAATTAATGTGATAGAAAGATCTAATGAAATACTTAGTAGAAACAAAATTTTCAATAGGGAACAAGCAGAGACCGCATTAGAAAAAAGAAAAATCAATGTTCTTTTAAACACCACAGTTAAAGAAGTCTCAGAAACTAGAATTATTATTTCCAGTGAGGATGGGATAACTTCTTTGGATAAAGATATTGTTATTTGGACTGCAGGTGTTAAACCCAACTTGTCTTATTTGCAAACTGATGAAATAACAAAAAAATTTGGAAGAATTTTAGTTAATAATAATTTGCAAATAGAAAACCATAATAACTGTTTTGCTATCGGCGATATTTCGATCATTGCAGGGATGGAGGATCTACCCATAACAGCTCAGGTTGCGATGCAGGAAGGAAATCATCTCGCTAAAAATCTAGAACTATTAATTCAAGGAAAAGATCCTTTACCTTTTGAATTTCAAGATAATGGTGAAATGATTAGCTTAGGAATAGGGGAAGCTTCAATTGCGGGGCTTGGGGTTACTTTATCGGGAAAATTAGCTTTTGAGGCAAGAAGACTTATATATGCTTCCAAGTTGCCTGATATTAATGAAAGTTTAAAATCTGCATATTCATGGATATTCCACAAAAAATCTATTTTTCAGAATTTTCTTAAAAAAGATAATTTCAATTAA
- a CDS encoding alpha-D-glucose phosphate-specific phosphoglucomutase, translating into MTEVSVININSPFLDQKPGTSGLRKSTLKFQQKNYLEIFIEAILQSLEDLQVSTLVVGGDGRYGNIEAIEKIVQICVAHKVQKVIVPKCGLLSTPATSHLIRKENAIGGIILSASHNPGGIDGDFGVKLNISNGGPAPEMITNKIFKASQLLTSYKICKIQLPNFTEYGAYSFGETTLEIIDGLKDYSDLMEEIFDFDQISDFLKKDFSLIFDAMNAVTGPYATNIFVEKMGLSNDCVMNGTPLKDFGGLHPDPNLTYASHLADLLLNKKSYSFGAACDGDGDRNMILGSGCFVNPSDSLAVITANTKCVPGYKDGITGVARSMPTSSAVDNVARALNIPCFETPTGWKFFGNLLDSNLITLCGEESFGTGSNHVREKDGLWAVLYWLQVLAEKNCSVSDLIQSHWKQFGRNYYSRHDYEAIPSNIANQIFGDLTSRLENLKGSNFAGHLVQVADNFSYLDPVDDSISENQGLRLILDDNSRIIVRLSGTGTKGATLRLYFEKFFNSKQNLSLNPQVALKPLIDNLDDLLNISKLTQMQTPTVIT; encoded by the coding sequence ATGACTGAAGTTAGTGTAATAAATATCAATTCTCCCTTCTTAGATCAAAAACCCGGCACCTCTGGTTTAAGAAAAAGCACTTTAAAGTTTCAGCAAAAAAATTATCTAGAAATTTTTATAGAAGCAATTTTACAATCACTGGAAGATTTACAAGTTTCAACATTAGTAGTTGGTGGTGATGGCAGATATGGAAATATTGAAGCAATAGAAAAAATTGTGCAAATATGTGTTGCTCATAAAGTGCAAAAGGTTATTGTTCCAAAATGTGGTTTATTATCTACTCCTGCTACATCACATTTAATTAGAAAAGAGAATGCTATTGGTGGCATTATTCTTTCTGCAAGTCATAATCCTGGAGGGATTGATGGTGACTTTGGAGTCAAGTTGAATATATCTAATGGTGGCCCAGCTCCTGAGATGATTACTAATAAGATATTCAAAGCTTCACAATTACTTACTAGTTATAAAATTTGTAAAATTCAACTACCAAATTTTACTGAATATGGAGCATATTCTTTCGGGGAAACTACCTTAGAAATTATTGATGGATTGAAAGATTATTCTGATTTGATGGAGGAAATTTTTGATTTTGATCAAATTAGTGATTTTTTAAAAAAAGACTTCTCATTAATTTTCGATGCAATGAATGCGGTTACAGGCCCATATGCAACAAATATTTTTGTTGAAAAAATGGGTCTCTCAAATGATTGTGTTATGAATGGTACTCCGTTAAAAGATTTTGGCGGTTTACATCCTGATCCCAATCTTACTTATGCTTCTCATTTAGCTGATTTATTATTAAATAAAAAATCTTATAGTTTTGGTGCTGCTTGCGATGGAGATGGCGATAGGAATATGATTCTGGGAAGTGGATGTTTTGTAAATCCTAGTGATAGCCTGGCAGTGATTACTGCTAACACCAAATGTGTCCCTGGTTATAAAGATGGTATTACAGGTGTAGCACGATCTATGCCAACTAGTTCAGCAGTTGATAACGTTGCGCGTGCATTAAATATCCCTTGTTTCGAGACACCTACTGGGTGGAAATTTTTTGGAAATCTTTTAGATTCTAATTTAATTACATTATGTGGAGAAGAAAGTTTTGGAACAGGTAGTAATCATGTAAGGGAGAAAGATGGATTATGGGCAGTTTTGTATTGGTTACAAGTTTTAGCCGAAAAAAATTGTTCTGTAAGTGATTTGATACAGAGTCATTGGAAACAATTTGGTAGGAATTATTATTCAAGACATGATTATGAGGCAATTCCCTCAAATATTGCTAATCAAATCTTTGGTGATCTAACTTCTAGGCTCGAAAATTTAAAAGGAAGTAATTTTGCTGGTCATTTAGTTCAAGTTGCAGATAACTTTTCATATTTAGATCCTGTGGATGATTCCATAAGTGAAAATCAAGGTTTAAGATTGATTCTTGATGATAATTCACGCATAATTGTACGTCTTTCTGGAACTGGAACTAAGGGTGCAACATTAAGACTCTACTTTGAGAAATTTTTCAATTCTAAACAGAATCTTTCGTTAAATCCTCAAGTCGCTTTGAAACCCCTAATAGATAATTTAGATGATTTGTTAAATATTTCAAAACTTACTCAAATGCAAACTCCTACGGTAATTACATAG
- a CDS encoding type III pantothenate kinase, protein MISDTNFLLVGNSRLHWAKYSKNQSKFFHTQKEQKVPENIDLDRLIWASVGKLPNFLLKEENEIKTKDIRLSNLPDYFGVDRALASLAALNIIANPLKKDLLIADFGTILSITKLNPNGSIIGGQLIPGLLTQLKSMEQNTKNLKVPKKYDIPTKDFLMNTEEAILKGVINSLTEVIISSFNPLKDVLITCGGDSQFLTKYLKTQKTNIINSPNLVMEGMIMHHLSL, encoded by the coding sequence ATGATCTCAGATACAAATTTTTTATTAGTGGGCAATAGTAGGCTTCATTGGGCTAAATATTCTAAAAATCAATCTAAATTCTTCCATACCCAAAAAGAGCAAAAAGTTCCAGAAAATATAGATCTAGATAGGTTAATTTGGGCTTCTGTAGGAAAATTACCAAATTTTTTGCTGAAAGAGGAAAATGAAATAAAAACCAAAGATATTAGGTTATCAAATCTCCCTGATTATTTTGGAGTTGATAGAGCTCTTGCGTCTCTTGCAGCTTTAAATATTATTGCAAACCCTTTAAAAAAAGATTTGCTAATTGCAGATTTTGGAACAATATTATCAATAACAAAATTAAATCCAAATGGATCTATCATCGGTGGTCAACTTATCCCAGGTTTACTGACACAATTAAAATCAATGGAACAAAACACAAAAAACCTCAAAGTTCCCAAAAAATATGATATCCCAACCAAAGATTTTTTAATGAATACAGAAGAAGCAATTTTGAAAGGGGTAATCAACTCTCTTACTGAAGTTATTATTAGTTCATTTAATCCACTCAAGGATGTCTTGATTACCTGTGGAGGAGACTCTCAATTCCTTACAAAATATCTAAAAACTCAGAAAACAAATATTATCAATTCCCCTAATTTAGTTATGGAAGGAATGATCATGCACCACCTATCTCTCTAG
- the bcp gene encoding thioredoxin-dependent thiol peroxidase, translating into MALKVGDKAPEFKLKDSFDKEVSLNDFKGKRIILYFYPKDNTPGCTKEACNFKENWDLLQKNNIVVLGISKDNAVSHQKFIEKFNLPFILLTDPEPFKVSSDYDSYGLKKFMGKEYMGMMRNTFLIDTDGKIEKIYLKVKAAIMADHIIADLRLQ; encoded by the coding sequence ATGGCTCTTAAGGTTGGTGACAAAGCACCAGAATTTAAATTAAAAGATTCTTTTGACAAAGAAGTCTCTCTTAATGATTTTAAAGGTAAAAGAATAATACTATATTTTTATCCAAAAGATAATACTCCAGGCTGTACTAAAGAAGCCTGCAATTTTAAGGAAAATTGGGATTTACTCCAGAAAAATAATATAGTTGTTCTTGGTATCAGTAAAGATAATGCAGTTTCTCATCAGAAGTTTATAGAAAAATTTAATTTACCTTTTATTCTTTTAACTGATCCTGAACCTTTTAAAGTTTCTTCTGATTATGACAGCTATGGACTTAAGAAATTTATGGGAAAAGAATATATGGGAATGATGAGAAATACATTTTTGATTGATACTGACGGAAAAATTGAAAAAATCTACTTAAAGGTAAAAGCAGCAATAATGGCTGATCATATAATTGCAGACCTCCGATTACAGTAA
- a CDS encoding AAA family ATPase: MHSENLFTNYSQIESNAPLADKLRPKNLDDFFGQKSILNENSLLRSAILNDKISNFIFSGPPGVGKTTLIEIIAFNTRSKLIKLNAVLSSIKELRNEIANAKERLINTKRKTILFIDEVHRFTSVQQDALLPSIENGTITFIGATTENPFFAVNKALVSRSRIFTLIPLSETDLKKIIKKVISYYAKLKEPKKVCLTQDAINHLIKFSGGDARTLINALEMAIGTTDENEAEEININLSIAEDAIQKKNIVYDKNGQNHYDIVSAFIKSIRGSDPDATLFWLANMLEAGEDPNFIFRRLLISASEDIGIADPNAIVVVQSCCNAFDRVGFPEGLYFLTQASLYLAISPKSNSTKKIFKAIETFKSINAYEVPSHLKNNSNSYVNPHNYPGNWVAQEYLPIAVRGLKIWEPNNNGWEKIKYDELLRRKEN, from the coding sequence ATGCATTCCGAAAATTTATTTACCAATTATTCTCAAATAGAAAGTAATGCTCCTTTGGCAGATAAGTTGAGACCAAAGAATTTAGACGATTTTTTTGGTCAAAAATCAATCTTAAATGAGAATTCGCTCTTAAGGAGTGCCATATTAAACGATAAGATTAGTAATTTTATTTTTTCTGGCCCTCCTGGTGTGGGGAAAACTACTTTAATTGAAATTATTGCTTTTAATACGCGTTCAAAATTAATTAAATTAAACGCTGTATTATCAAGTATCAAAGAATTAAGAAATGAAATCGCTAATGCAAAAGAAAGATTAATAAATACAAAAAGAAAAACAATTTTATTTATCGATGAGGTGCATAGATTTACATCTGTGCAGCAAGATGCTTTATTACCCTCAATAGAGAATGGAACTATAACTTTTATAGGTGCTACAACTGAAAACCCCTTCTTTGCAGTTAATAAAGCGCTTGTTAGTAGGTCTCGCATTTTTACATTAATTCCTTTAAGTGAAACTGATTTGAAGAAAATTATAAAAAAAGTTATAAGTTACTATGCAAAACTTAAGGAACCAAAAAAGGTTTGTTTAACTCAGGATGCAATAAATCATTTAATTAAATTTTCTGGTGGTGATGCAAGAACACTAATCAATGCATTAGAGATGGCAATAGGAACAACTGATGAAAATGAAGCTGAAGAAATTAATATTAATCTCTCAATTGCAGAGGATGCAATTCAAAAGAAAAATATTGTTTACGATAAAAATGGTCAAAATCATTACGATATAGTAAGTGCATTTATTAAGTCCATTAGAGGTTCTGATCCAGATGCAACTTTATTTTGGCTTGCAAATATGCTGGAAGCTGGCGAAGATCCTAATTTTATTTTTAGAAGACTTCTTATATCTGCCAGTGAAGATATTGGGATTGCTGATCCTAATGCCATAGTAGTTGTACAATCGTGTTGTAATGCTTTTGATAGAGTTGGTTTTCCAGAGGGATTATATTTTTTAACACAAGCTTCCTTGTATTTAGCTATTTCTCCAAAAAGTAATAGTACGAAAAAGATTTTTAAAGCAATTGAAACATTCAAATCTATCAATGCTTATGAAGTTCCAAGTCATTTAAAAAATAATTCTAATAGTTATGTTAATCCTCATAATTATCCAGGAAATTGGGTCGCACAAGAATATCTTCCCATAGCTGTACGAGGTTTAAAAATATGGGAACCAAATAATAATGGATGGGAAAAAATTAAATATGATGAATTGCTTAGAAGAAAAGAAAACTAA
- a CDS encoding phosphoadenylyl-sulfate reductase — MIENIQKDIQPELINKYNQELRDMTAQEMLTWGYKEFDNQFAITTSFGIQSSVLLNMVSKLCLQKKIKIFWIDTGYLPPETYHYAEKLIVDLSLEIEVLQSELSPARMETIHGKLWETNKASDLDKYHDLRKIKPLENGLEKYKINCWASGVRSSQTENRKEMKFLDLIRQRLSLRPLLNWTNKDIFYYMKENNLPAHPLFSKGYSTVGDWHSSTPDGNKTKGRATRFGGIKQECGIHTNN, encoded by the coding sequence ATGATTGAAAACATCCAAAAAGATATTCAACCTGAATTAATAAATAAATATAATCAAGAGCTAAGAGATATGACTGCTCAAGAAATGCTTACATGGGGTTATAAAGAGTTTGATAATCAATTCGCAATTACAACAAGTTTTGGTATACAGTCATCAGTCCTTTTAAATATGGTCAGTAAATTATGTCTACAAAAAAAAATCAAAATATTTTGGATAGATACAGGTTATTTACCTCCAGAAACATACCATTATGCTGAAAAACTTATTGTCGATTTATCTTTAGAAATAGAAGTTCTGCAAAGTGAATTATCCCCAGCAAGAATGGAGACTATACACGGAAAACTTTGGGAAACAAATAAAGCGAGTGATTTAGATAAGTATCATGATTTGAGAAAGATAAAACCTTTGGAAAATGGTCTAGAAAAATATAAAATTAACTGTTGGGCAAGCGGTGTTAGATCAAGCCAAACAGAAAATAGAAAAGAAATGAAATTCTTGGACCTAATTCGTCAAAGACTTTCTCTAAGGCCTTTATTAAATTGGACAAATAAAGATATTTTTTATTATATGAAAGAGAATAATTTACCTGCCCATCCACTTTTCAGCAAAGGTTATTCTACTGTAGGTGATTGGCACTCAAGCACTCCTGATGGTAATAAAACAAAAGGAAGAGCAACAAGATTTGGGGGGATTAAACAAGAGTGTGGAATACACACTAATAATTAA
- a CDS encoding potassium channel family protein has product MADWWQWSQKKENEALTFAVVGVGRFGTAVCRELLSNGADVLAADFSEKAIDDLRQLEPSIEARVVDCTDEESMKESGILEMNTVVVGISEPIEASITTTLIAKDSEGSKVKRVIARATSDLHEKMLKRVGADKVVFPSRMQGERLGLELVRPNLIERLELDNQTGIDEITVPEEFIGRSLRDLNLRKNYLVNVLAAGPAEELTVNPPAKYILERGNILVVMGKTVDLQKLPQN; this is encoded by the coding sequence ATGGCTGATTGGTGGCAGTGGTCTCAAAAGAAAGAAAATGAAGCCCTCACTTTTGCAGTTGTTGGCGTTGGAAGATTTGGAACTGCTGTTTGTAGAGAACTTTTAAGTAATGGTGCAGATGTTTTGGCTGCAGATTTTTCGGAAAAAGCTATTGATGATTTGAGACAATTGGAACCTTCGATAGAAGCTAGAGTTGTAGATTGTACTGATGAAGAGTCTATGAAGGAATCTGGAATACTTGAAATGAATACTGTTGTAGTTGGTATAAGTGAACCTATTGAAGCAAGTATAACTACAACACTTATTGCCAAGGATAGTGAAGGTAGCAAAGTGAAAAGAGTAATAGCAAGGGCTACGAGTGACTTGCACGAAAAAATGTTAAAAAGGGTTGGTGCAGACAAAGTTGTTTTCCCTTCCAGAATGCAAGGAGAAAGATTAGGTTTAGAACTAGTTAGACCAAATCTAATTGAAAGATTGGAACTAGATAACCAAACTGGGATAGATGAAATAACTGTTCCAGAGGAATTTATTGGAAGATCTTTAAGAGATTTAAATTTGAGAAAAAATTATTTAGTCAATGTTCTCGCTGCAGGACCAGCTGAAGAGTTAACAGTTAATCCGCCAGCAAAATATATTTTGGAAAGAGGAAATATTTTGGTAGTTATGGGAAAAACTGTAGACTTACAGAAATTGCCTCAGAATTAA
- a CDS encoding TrkH family potassium uptake protein — translation MKFTSNVYKLKDAYRKLSVPQFTIVTGLFIIFFGTLILSSPLCSSSNVGLWEAFFTSTSAITVTGLTIIDIGVDLNFFGQVFLAFMLLSGGLGLMAITTFLQGFVVKGTKLKTRLDKGKTLDEFGVGGIGRTFQSIAITATCIISFGAIVLYSFGFVDIQNNWERLWSSIFHSISAYNNAGFSLWSNSLQDYRTNFLVNIVFIFLIVMGGLGWRVIDDIWSNKKNLSYKKLSLHSRLVIRTTLSLILFGSLGFFLTESLLNSQFFNDLNLFERLLSSIFETVSARTAGFTNYPISLNSISDTGLLLLMTLMFIGASTGGTGGGIKTTTFIALMAATRSTLRGQKDVIISNRLISDKVILKAVGITVGSLLFVLLMAMLLSTTNTFVKKESFTFLEILFTCISAFATVGFDIGLTAKLNHFGQFILIVGMFVGRLGILLLLSALWQALYKSRIDRQKRIGYPRADLYV, via the coding sequence GTGAAATTCACAAGTAATGTTTATAAGTTAAAAGATGCTTACAGAAAACTATCTGTACCTCAATTTACTATTGTTACGGGATTGTTTATTATTTTTTTTGGAACTTTGATTTTGAGTTCTCCATTATGTTCATCTTCAAATGTTGGTTTGTGGGAAGCATTTTTTACATCTACTTCTGCTATAACAGTTACTGGATTAACCATAATAGATATTGGTGTTGATTTAAATTTCTTTGGCCAAGTATTCTTGGCTTTTATGCTTTTATCAGGTGGTCTAGGATTAATGGCTATTACGACATTTTTACAAGGTTTTGTTGTAAAGGGCACAAAGTTAAAAACTAGATTAGATAAAGGAAAGACTCTAGATGAATTTGGAGTTGGAGGAATTGGTCGAACTTTTCAAAGTATTGCTATCACTGCAACTTGTATCATATCTTTTGGCGCAATTGTCTTATATTCTTTTGGATTTGTAGATATTCAAAATAATTGGGAAAGACTTTGGTCTTCTATCTTTCACAGCATATCTGCATATAACAATGCAGGTTTTTCTTTATGGTCTAATAGTCTCCAAGACTATAGAACAAATTTTTTGGTTAATATTGTGTTTATTTTTCTCATTGTCATGGGTGGACTGGGATGGAGGGTTATTGATGATATTTGGAGTAATAAAAAAAATCTTTCATATAAAAAATTGAGCCTTCATTCCAGATTAGTTATTAGGACAACTTTGTCTCTAATATTATTCGGATCATTAGGATTCTTTCTCACTGAATCATTGCTAAATAGTCAATTTTTTAATGATTTGAATTTGTTTGAAAGGTTATTATCATCAATCTTTGAAACAGTGAGTGCAAGAACCGCAGGCTTTACAAATTATCCGATCTCCTTGAACTCTATCTCAGATACTGGTCTATTATTATTAATGACGCTTATGTTTATTGGAGCAAGCACTGGAGGTACTGGTGGAGGGATAAAAACAACTACATTTATTGCTTTAATGGCTGCAACTAGATCAACTTTAAGAGGTCAGAAAGATGTAATTATTAGCAATAGATTAATTTCAGATAAAGTTATTCTAAAGGCAGTTGGAATCACTGTTGGTTCTTTGCTTTTCGTTCTTTTAATGGCAATGCTGCTCAGTACAACTAATACGTTTGTTAAAAAAGAATCTTTCACATTCCTAGAAATTTTGTTCACTTGCATATCTGCATTTGCAACAGTTGGCTTTGATATTGGTTTAACTGCAAAATTAAATCATTTTGGCCAATTTATTCTTATTGTCGGTATGTTTGTGGGCAGACTTGGTATCCTTTTGCTACTAAGTGCACTTTGGCAGGCTCTTTACAAGAGTAGAATAGATAGACAAAAGAGAATTGGCTATCCTAGGGCTGATCTTTATGTTTAG
- a CDS encoding SLC13 family permease: MNLIAVVSNNYYAFITVVVLMMSIILFIKNTIAPELTGLLCVGIFITTGVLSPEKALAGFGSPSLITLMGLFAVSSALFKSGALDRVRELISSESIRTPRKLISLIAFLIAPISGIVPNTPVVASLLPLIEGWCERRNISPSKVLLPLSFATLLGGTLTLLGSSVNLLVSDISQQLGYGALELFSLTAIGIPVWLIGTTYMIIVSDLLLPDRGRDKDFIKNGDMNIYFTEVTIPSSSELVGQSVRNSRLQRRFDVDVLELQRNGKVILPPLADRKIEPDDRLIIRVTRADLFRLQQEHTILLGENKTSFGGANVFSDDEGTKTFEALLPAGSTLAGASLRELRFRQRHNATVLALRRGQQTVQERLGQAVLRAGDVLLLQAPLDSIRGLQASNDLLILDQFEDDLPVLIKKPISIAIAIGMVVLPSLTNIPLVGSVLLAVIAMVAFGCLRPAEIQKSIRLDVILLLGSLSCFSVAMQVTGLADLIAVNLNFALNGMPLYFALVVIFVSTVILTQFISNAASVALILPVAIEFSSVLGISPSALIMLVLFGASQSFLTPMGYQTNLMVYGPGRYRFFDIAKYGAGLTLIMSFTVPALIILNFR, encoded by the coding sequence ATGAATTTAATTGCAGTTGTTAGTAATAATTATTATGCGTTTATAACGGTAGTTGTTTTAATGATGTCAATAATTTTGTTTATCAAAAATACTATTGCGCCAGAATTGACTGGTTTGTTATGTGTTGGAATTTTTATAACTACAGGGGTTCTTTCCCCTGAGAAAGCTTTAGCTGGATTTGGTAGCCCTTCCTTAATAACTCTGATGGGTTTATTTGCAGTTTCCTCTGCATTATTTAAAAGTGGTGCCTTAGACAGAGTAAGAGAATTGATTTCTTCTGAAAGTATTAGAACTCCAAGGAAATTAATTTCATTAATAGCTTTTTTGATTGCTCCAATATCCGGAATTGTACCTAATACTCCAGTAGTAGCATCCTTGTTACCTTTAATTGAAGGTTGGTGCGAGAGGAGAAATATATCACCATCTAAAGTTTTATTACCTCTTTCTTTTGCTACTTTGCTGGGTGGAACTCTGACATTATTAGGTAGCTCAGTCAATCTTCTTGTAAGTGATATTAGTCAGCAATTAGGTTATGGAGCTTTGGAATTATTTAGTTTGACTGCAATTGGAATTCCTGTGTGGCTGATAGGTACAACCTATATGATTATAGTTTCTGATCTGCTTTTACCAGATAGAGGGAGAGATAAGGATTTCATTAAAAATGGCGATATGAATATTTACTTCACTGAAGTTACTATTCCCTCTTCATCAGAATTAGTTGGACAATCTGTTAGAAATAGTAGATTGCAAAGACGATTTGACGTTGATGTTCTTGAGTTGCAACGCAATGGAAAAGTTATTCTTCCTCCTTTGGCAGATAGAAAGATTGAACCGGATGATAGATTAATAATCCGAGTTACAAGAGCTGACTTATTTAGACTGCAGCAGGAACACACAATTTTATTAGGAGAGAATAAAACATCATTTGGAGGAGCTAATGTTTTTTCAGATGATGAAGGTACTAAAACCTTTGAAGCCTTGTTACCAGCTGGCTCAACTTTAGCTGGTGCTAGTTTGAGAGAATTAAGATTTAGGCAGCGGCATAATGCAACAGTTTTGGCATTGAGAAGAGGTCAGCAAACTGTTCAGGAGAGATTAGGCCAAGCTGTTTTAAGGGCAGGAGATGTTTTGTTATTGCAAGCCCCGTTAGATTCCATAAGAGGTTTGCAGGCCAGCAATGATTTGCTTATTTTAGATCAATTCGAAGATGATTTACCTGTCTTGATTAAAAAGCCTATATCGATTGCAATTGCAATAGGAATGGTGGTTTTGCCTTCGTTGACTAATATTCCATTAGTAGGTTCAGTTCTTTTGGCAGTTATTGCAATGGTTGCTTTTGGATGTTTAAGACCTGCAGAAATACAAAAATCAATTAGGTTGGACGTTATTTTATTATTGGGATCTTTATCATGTTTTAGTGTTGCTATGCAAGTCACAGGATTAGCAGATTTAATAGCAGTTAATCTTAATTTTGCTCTTAATGGAATGCCTCTTTATTTTGCACTAGTCGTAATTTTTGTATCTACAGTTATTCTTACCCAATTTATCAGTAATGCTGCTTCGGTTGCTTTGATTTTGCCTGTTGCTATTGAATTCTCAAGTGTTTTAGGCATTTCACCTAGCGCTTTAATAATGCTTGTTCTATTCGGAGCAAGTCAATCTTTCTTGACACCAATGGGTTATCAAACAAATTTAATGGTTTACGGTCCTGGAAGATATAGATTTTTTGACATCGCAAAATACGGAGCTGGATTAACACTTATAATGTCTTTTACAGTGCCAGCATTGATAATTTTAAATTTCAGATAA